Genomic segment of Nostoc sp. TCL240-02:
CTTATTTCATACCAGATCAAGCTCGTCAGTTAGCGACTGCTGGTGCAATGGAACATCTCTCTCGTGAAGGAGACAATATTGCCAATGTAGTTCAATATCTTGCTGATGAACATCAAGAAACTTTATCCAAAATTTTAAAGTTACTGGCTAGTCGTGTTCCCCAGTTAGAAAAAGTGGAGTCGGAGCCAACAATTGATGGTAGACTGGCTCTTTTATTTAAAGATGCACCTTTTAGCAGGCCATTTTTAGCAAGGTTTTCCTCAGATGGGACACTAAAATTACTGGCATATTTAATATTATTAAATGACCCTAATCCTCCTCAGCTACTTTGTATTGAAGAGCCAGAGAATGGACTGCACCATCGGCTTCTTGATTCCTTAAGTGAGGAAGCTCAGGCTTACTCACAACGCGCACAAGTATTTGTTTCTACCCACTCTCCATTTTTTGTAAACACAATAAAAGATGCTAGACAACTTTGGATTTTCCAACGTGATGATAAAGGTTACGCAACTGTTACAAGAGCTGATAAAATTGATGATGCCAAATATTTTATAGAATCCCAAGCAGGCTTAGGTGATCTCTGGTCTGAAGGATATCTTAGAGGATTACCTTACTAATAGTAGTAATTATGCATATAGAGTTTTTAGTAGAAGAACCTTCAACTGAAGTTGCTTTAAATTTTATTGTACCTAAAATAATAGGTGATACTCATACGCTGAAAATTCATAACTTTCAAAACAAAGATAGACTTTTAAAAAGACTGACTGAGCGAATGAAATCTTATGCTAACTTTGTGCATGATGACTTGCGGATCGTGATTATAGTAGATGAAGATAGAACTGATTGCCAAGAATTAAAGAGGAAACTTTGTGATGCTAGCAGTTTTGTGACTAAACACAAAGGAAATATTGTTCTCCATAGAATTGCTGTAGAAGAACTGGAGTCATGGTTTCTAGGTGATGTGACAGCAATTAGGGCTGAATATGAAAAGATTCCTGTTTCTTTATCCCAGCAAGCCAAATTTCGGAATCCAGATACTATCAAAGGTGGTACGTGGGAGCAACTAGATAAGATCCTAAAAAAATATGGCTATAAAACAGGGTTACAAAAAATCTACTTTGCTGAGAAAGTTTCTCCCCACATGGATGTAGAAAACAATCTCTCTAAAAGTTTTCAGGTTTTTCGAGATGGACTAAGAAACATCGTCAAATAAAATTTATTAATCAGGTATTGATTTGTACTAACTTACATAAGTTGGGGAAAACTGTGGAAACTAAATGGCTGGAATGGGCGCAAAAGTTACAAGCGATCGCTCAAAATGGTCTAACCTATTCTGAAGGGCCTTTTGATATTGA
This window contains:
- a CDS encoding DUF4276 family protein, which gives rise to MHIEFLVEEPSTEVALNFIVPKIIGDTHTLKIHNFQNKDRLLKRLTERMKSYANFVHDDLRIVIIVDEDRTDCQELKRKLCDASSFVTKHKGNIVLHRIAVEELESWFLGDVTAIRAEYEKIPVSLSQQAKFRNPDTIKGGTWEQLDKILKKYGYKTGLQKIYFAEKVSPHMDVENNLSKSFQVFRDGLRNIVK
- a CDS encoding AAA family ATPase translates to MARIEEISVKNYRVLQNIILKDIKPFSIFLGPNGSGKTTFFDVIGFLSDCLTTNVRKALEKRGRFQEVISRDCQGQEIEIVIKYREDNKSPKITYTVAIALQNGAPIVSRETLKWKRGSHGKPFDFLKFENGGGEVISGEDPEINDKRIHYQMDDPSSLAIKTIGQLSDNPRIASLRRFIEGWFLSYFIPDQARQLATAGAMEHLSREGDNIANVVQYLADEHQETLSKILKLLASRVPQLEKVESEPTIDGRLALLFKDAPFSRPFLARFSSDGTLKLLAYLILLNDPNPPQLLCIEEPENGLHHRLLDSLSEEAQAYSQRAQVFVSTHSPFFVNTIKDARQLWIFQRDDKGYATVTRADKIDDAKYFIESQAGLGDLWSEGYLRGLPY